One part of the Bacteroidia bacterium genome encodes these proteins:
- a CDS encoding GNAT family N-acetyltransferase translates to MKIKSLADTNLSDIVACLLEAFEGYFVKMPESIDYWEERFRGARVEYELSFGMFDEERLVGFIMNGIDTQEGALTAFNTGTGVIPAYRSQKVVDRIYQEALPHLAERGVQNCRLEVIQANDRAIRVYERIGFRKIKSLLSFRGDCKIGESSLSQKEVKLSSIEDLIRQKEQFYSWDFTYEAISKNETSFQCYLLDQYDNSYYIVKPEAKMLVHYELPEDAFAGLISKLSPLCENIRLVNVDASRVKLIDTLAELGFENYINQYEMIMDI, encoded by the coding sequence ATGAAAATCAAATCACTTGCAGATACAAATTTGAGCGATATAGTCGCATGTTTATTGGAAGCTTTTGAAGGATATTTTGTCAAAATGCCAGAGAGTATTGACTATTGGGAGGAGAGGTTTCGAGGGGCAAGGGTTGAGTATGAGCTTTCCTTTGGGATGTTCGATGAGGAACGATTAGTAGGATTTATTATGAATGGCATCGATACACAAGAAGGAGCCCTAACTGCCTTTAATACAGGCACAGGAGTAATTCCGGCCTATAGAAGTCAGAAAGTTGTAGATCGCATATACCAAGAAGCACTTCCACACTTGGCAGAAAGGGGCGTTCAGAATTGTAGATTGGAAGTTATCCAAGCCAATGACAGAGCCATTCGAGTATATGAAAGGATTGGCTTTCGCAAAATTAAGTCACTGCTGTCTTTTCGAGGAGACTGTAAAATTGGAGAATCTTCACTTAGCCAGAAAGAAGTAAAGTTATCCTCCATCGAAGATCTTATTCGCCAAAAAGAGCAATTTTATTCCTGGGATTTTACGTATGAAGCAATTTCCAAAAATGAAACTAGCTTTCAATGTTACCTTTTAGATCAATATGATAATTCCTACTATATAGTTAAGCCTGAGGCAAAAATGCTGGTACATTATGAGCTTCCCGAGGATGCATTTGCCGGACTTATCTCCAAGCTCTCTCCGCTATGTGAGAACATCCGCTTGGTGAATGTAGATGCCTCAAGAGTAAAACTGATTGATACCCTTGCAGAATTGGGATTTGAGAACTATATCAATCAATATGAAATGATAATGGATATCTAA
- a CDS encoding L,D-transpeptidase family protein — translation MKTQIRLLIFMLLPLIMINCTSPNEKSDRFVYEEVREQWKSDLKDFGLDAEKGYEIFIRAFKQEEILEVYIKSLSEESFRLLKSYDFCTSSGSLGPKRKEGDKQIPEGLYHIDRFNPKSQFHLSLGLNYPNKSDRIKGDPQEPGSDIFIHGKCVTIGCIPLGDPGIEELFVLAEQASLQGQRRISVHIFPAKMESATTQQLFEQFPQHTAFWENLIPLYQDFESKKQLSEFQISAEGNYQLVE, via the coding sequence ATGAAAACACAAATTAGACTTCTCATATTTATGCTTCTGCCCCTCATAATGATCAATTGTACTTCTCCTAATGAGAAATCAGATCGCTTTGTATATGAGGAGGTTCGGGAGCAATGGAAATCCGACCTGAAAGACTTTGGCCTGGATGCTGAGAAAGGATACGAAATCTTTATACGTGCATTCAAGCAGGAGGAGATTTTGGAGGTATATATAAAATCGCTTTCGGAGGAAAGTTTTCGCCTGCTCAAAAGCTATGATTTTTGTACAAGTTCCGGAAGTCTGGGGCCCAAGCGAAAGGAAGGAGATAAACAAATCCCCGAAGGACTGTATCACATCGATCGATTCAATCCCAAAAGCCAATTCCACCTTTCTTTAGGCCTCAACTATCCCAATAAATCAGACCGCATCAAAGGAGATCCACAGGAACCCGGCAGCGATATTTTTATTCATGGAAAATGTGTTACCATTGGCTGCATTCCTTTGGGTGATCCGGGTATAGAAGAACTCTTTGTCCTGGCTGAACAAGCCAGTCTACAAGGGCAAAGACGGATTTCGGTTCACATCTTTCCCGCGAAAATGGAATCAGCTACTACTCAGCAGCTATTCGAACAATTTCCCCAACATACTGCCTTTTGGGAAAATCTCATTCCCCTCTATCAAGACTTTGAATCCAAAAAACAATTGAGCGAATTTCAGATTAGCGCCGAAGGAAACTACCAACTGGTCGAGTGA
- a CDS encoding DinB family protein, translated as MQITDLDTFLKYYQRVKGRTSRLFPYIPPDKIEWKWGEKSFSFGDLIRHLASIERDMYAENARFRPSRYNGCGPELAEGYEAVIAYYKKMQEESYAIFSQLSEEDLHKKCKTPAGIEITLWKWLRAMLEHEIHHRGQIYVYLAMLGIESPPIYGLTSEQVADLRSDENTN; from the coding sequence ATGCAAATCACAGATCTGGACACATTTTTGAAATACTACCAGAGAGTAAAAGGACGGACCTCCCGTTTATTCCCCTACATCCCTCCAGACAAAATCGAATGGAAATGGGGAGAAAAGAGTTTTAGTTTTGGTGATCTTATCCGACATCTGGCCAGTATAGAAAGAGATATGTATGCGGAAAATGCTCGCTTCAGACCTAGTCGTTATAATGGTTGCGGACCGGAACTCGCAGAAGGCTATGAGGCTGTAATTGCCTACTATAAAAAGATGCAGGAAGAATCTTATGCTATTTTTTCACAATTGAGTGAAGAAGACCTTCACAAAAAATGCAAGACCCCAGCCGGAATCGAAATTACCCTTTGGAAGTGGTTACGGGCCATGCTTGAACATGAAATTCACCATAGAGGTCAGATTTACGTATATCTGGCTATGTTAGGCATAGAAAGTCCGCCGATCTATGGCCTGACTTCTGAACAAGTAGCCGATTTACGTTCCGATGAAAACACAAATTAG